AGGCATGCAGAATATGCGTAAAAAGAATTAATGAAATCAATTTTAGCTATATAGATGCTGTATTAAACGATTGGCACAAAAACAAAATCGATTCAATTGACAAGGTAAAAAAATACGATAGAAAGCAAAAAACAACCCCAAAACAAACTCAAAATTATTTCAACAGCTATGGTGGACAGAGAAAGTATGATATAAAAGAACTTGAAAGGGACCTTTTAGGAAGGGGTGACGATGTTGAGAAGTAAAATAGTCCTTGAAATATTAGAAGAATACGAAAAGCTACAAAATCAGGCAAAGGAAATGCAAAAGGAAAGACAAAGAGAAGTATATAATAAAATTCCAAGGCTTAGAGAAATCGATGAAAAAATTAAAAAGCTTGGAGTCGAAATGGCAATGGCAGTTGTTAACGGTTCAAACTATCAAGAAGTAATAAATCAAACAAGAGAAAAAATAACTAGCTTAAGAATAGAAAAGGGAGAATTATTATCTCTTCATAAAGTCCCTCTTGATTTTCTTGAAATAAAATATATATGTTCAAAATGTAATGACACAGGCTTTATTGGTAACCAAAAATGTTCATGCTTTAAACAAAAATTAATAGATAAACTATATCAGCAATCAAATCTAAAGGAAATAATTAAAAGAGAAAATTTCGATACCTTTAATATATCCTATTATTCAAGTGAAATTTACCCCGATGAAAAAATTTCACCAAGAAAGAATATGGAAAGAATATTTACATCGTGCTTAAATTTTGTAAATAATTTCGATTTAACAGAAGATAATCTATTCTTTTATGGAAGTTCTGGACTTGGTAAAACATTTTTGTCTCACTGTATAGCAAAGGACCTGCTTGATAGAGGAAAAGTTGTAATTTATCAGACAGCGCCAAATTTAATGGATATCATAAAGAGCGCAAAATACGATGAGAATTCAAACAAAGAAGTTCTTGACGATATATTAGACTGTGACCTTTTAATAATTGACGACCTTGGGACAGAACCAAACCACACTGGTTATTCGCAACTTGAATTGTTTAACATCATAAACACAAGGCTACTGAAAAATAAAAAAATGGTTATATCTACAAACCTTCCACTAGAGGACTTTGATTCAATTTATGCCGAAAGAATTAAATCAAGAATTTTGGGTTCATTTATTCTCCACAAGTTTATTGGAGAAGATATAAGGCTTATAAAAAGAAGAGCAGGGGATAAGTAAAATTTACTTACCG
This Caloramator mitchellensis DNA region includes the following protein-coding sequences:
- a CDS encoding ATP-binding protein, with amino-acid sequence MLRSKIVLEILEEYEKLQNQAKEMQKERQREVYNKIPRLREIDEKIKKLGVEMAMAVVNGSNYQEVINQTREKITSLRIEKGELLSLHKVPLDFLEIKYICSKCNDTGFIGNQKCSCFKQKLIDKLYQQSNLKEIIKRENFDTFNISYYSSEIYPDEKISPRKNMERIFTSCLNFVNNFDLTEDNLFFYGSSGLGKTFLSHCIAKDLLDRGKVVIYQTAPNLMDIIKSAKYDENSNKEVLDDILDCDLLIIDDLGTEPNHTGYSQLELFNIINTRLLKNKKMVISTNLPLEDFDSIYAERIKSRILGSFILHKFIGEDIRLIKRRAGDK